The following proteins are co-located in the Flammeovirga kamogawensis genome:
- a CDS encoding T9SS type A sorting domain-containing protein has protein sequence MKNLHLSNSRFKIFTLISLVSFLMINVDGFSEDVNFSFANTKYSKNVKFHYIQKHYKLDEYQDFVRYTFPQKIGEFLIETKEETQQDYTFIIGKVKILSGKSLTIKKGHTLVIYGKLTALPGSTLINEGNLVIRGSLFIGDQVTAGQESYIVNFQNKPNANLYITQGLVGQHVHGSTIAGNIAVIQNVMYHFHLNENTINPKGGVFYYRNNDFSAKANEGTEVIMKLDSKNRASKKYSRGEKKIDKEDKEKDRNHNKITNLPYKEYFKKICNKNPIKKESLLKLQPYLTKQFKDLPVELSSFSCTQEESFTAIKWATAQEINNSHFTIEKSYDKKNFEKIDEVEGQGNSNTVKQYKINVPIDNKNRTVYYRLTQFDFDGKSESWIQAVMSNEDTKVDVSVYPNPTTDFLKVETNSTDDTPMDYYLINTSTGAKTKLTSSSSQYTSQKFDVSGLSQGIYILEIIQGNKRIYQNKVIKK, from the coding sequence ATGAAAAATTTACACCTATCAAATAGTCGCTTTAAAATATTCACTTTAATTAGTCTAGTCTCATTTTTAATGATAAATGTGGATGGGTTTTCTGAAGATGTAAATTTCAGTTTTGCTAATACCAAATATTCAAAGAATGTAAAATTTCATTATATACAGAAACACTATAAACTTGATGAATACCAAGATTTTGTTAGATATACATTTCCTCAAAAAATAGGCGAATTCTTAATTGAAACAAAAGAAGAAACACAACAAGATTATACTTTTATTATAGGTAAAGTAAAAATCTTAAGTGGAAAAAGTTTAACTATTAAAAAAGGACATACTTTAGTTATATATGGTAAATTAACAGCTCTTCCAGGTTCTACATTAATTAATGAGGGCAATTTAGTTATAAGAGGTTCTTTATTTATTGGTGATCAAGTTACAGCAGGTCAAGAGTCATATATTGTAAATTTCCAAAATAAGCCAAATGCAAACTTATATATCACTCAAGGGCTAGTAGGTCAGCATGTTCATGGTTCTACAATAGCAGGAAATATTGCTGTAATACAAAATGTAATGTACCATTTCCATTTAAATGAAAATACTATCAATCCAAAAGGTGGAGTATTTTATTATAGAAATAATGATTTTAGTGCTAAAGCTAATGAAGGAACGGAAGTTATAATGAAACTGGATAGTAAGAATAGAGCTAGCAAAAAATATAGTAGAGGGGAAAAAAAAATAGATAAAGAAGATAAAGAAAAAGATAGAAATCATAATAAAATTACAAATCTACCTTACAAAGAATACTTTAAGAAAATCTGTAATAAAAATCCTATAAAAAAAGAAAGTTTACTAAAACTTCAACCCTACCTAACAAAACAATTTAAAGACCTCCCAGTAGAACTCTCAAGCTTCTCTTGTACTCAAGAAGAATCTTTTACAGCTATCAAATGGGCTACTGCTCAAGAAATTAATAACAGTCACTTTACAATTGAAAAGTCTTATGATAAAAAGAATTTTGAAAAAATTGATGAAGTTGAAGGGCAAGGTAATTCGAATACAGTAAAGCAATACAAAATTAATGTTCCCATAGATAATAAAAATAGAACCGTTTATTACAGGTTAACACAATTTGATTTTGATGGAAAATCAGAATCGTGGATTCAAGCCGTAATGAGCAATGAAGATACTAAAGTAGATGTGAGTGTTTACCCTAATCCTACTACGGACTTTCTTAAAGTAGAAACAAATTCTACTGATGATACTCCAATGGATTACTATTTAATTAACACAAGTACAGGTGCTAAAACGAAATTAACGAGTAGTTCATCTCAATATACTTCTCAAAAATTTGATGTATCTGGCTTATCTCAAGGGATATATATATTGGAAATCATTCAAGGCAATAAGCGTATTTATCAG